A window of the Streptomyces sp. NBC_00454 genome harbors these coding sequences:
- a CDS encoding two-component response regulator has product MARQMFVSEHTGQDHLKSVFAKTATKNRRMLLARALGT; this is encoded by the coding sequence GTGGCCCGCCAGATGTTCGTCTCCGAGCACACCGGGCAGGACCACCTCAAGTCGGTGTTCGCCAAGACCGCGACGAAGAACCGCAGAATGCTGCTGGCCCGCGCACTCGGAACGTGA
- a CDS encoding VOC family protein: MITGGHVVIYSRDAEADRAFFRDVLEYPHVDAGGGWLIFKLPPTEVAVHPTDGPESHELYLMCDDIDATVTTLAAKGVEFSQPVTDARWGRLTRFRLPGGGEVGMYEPRHERATDL; this comes from the coding sequence ATGATCACTGGTGGGCACGTCGTCATCTACAGCCGTGACGCGGAAGCGGACCGGGCCTTCTTCAGGGATGTGCTGGAGTATCCGCACGTCGACGCGGGAGGCGGCTGGCTGATCTTCAAGCTTCCGCCGACCGAGGTCGCCGTACATCCGACGGACGGCCCGGAGTCGCACGAGCTCTACCTGATGTGTGACGACATCGATGCGACGGTGACGACCCTGGCCGCCAAGGGAGTGGAGTTCTCACAGCCGGTGACCGATGCGCGCTGGGGCCGGCTGACCAGGTTCCGGCTGCCCGGTGGCGGTGAGGTGGGCATGTACGAGCCCCGCCACGAACGGGCTACCGACCTGTGA
- a CDS encoding alpha/beta hydrolase, translated as MTTVSPAARRALAVGLTLAACLTSSPVLATAAETPAQDSSGAGLDRYYRQHLGWGSCIEGPDDTTGRDLDQAGVQCADVTVPLDYADPRGRTITVAISRLKATDTRHRIGAILLNNGGPGGPALQSPPQARASMKEVGARYDIVGFDPRFIGRSTALDCGLPVGMTWLSAGTGRAGFDRQVALQKSLADKCRATDAAVLPHITTRNTARDMDVIRGTLGERKISFLGYSYGTYLGTVYTQMFPGRHDRMVLDGAINPSDYHPRLLKGTERENEKALSDWAAWAAEHHDTYGLGRSRPEVLAAVDRIVAAAARGPLTIGAGADAFRIDDSQVPLLLFSGIADDTAPARASFGELVSVLAKAAEGRPTTVPPMLVPELRYVLRGEGEPTGAQSAVICGDVAAARDPEIYWRDIERNRIAHPLFGPLTNNINPCAFWDSPREEPTRVRRDAPALIVAATGDPRTTYKGSVELHKQLPSSRLVTLEGANRHALFGRYGNACVDDQVNRYLATGKLPARDRTCVKQAG; from the coding sequence GTGACCACTGTCAGCCCCGCCGCTCGCCGCGCCTTGGCCGTGGGCCTCACTCTCGCCGCCTGCCTCACGTCCTCCCCCGTCCTGGCCACGGCCGCCGAGACCCCCGCCCAGGACAGCTCCGGGGCCGGACTGGACCGCTACTACCGCCAGCACCTCGGCTGGGGCAGCTGCATCGAGGGCCCCGACGACACCACGGGCCGCGATCTGGACCAGGCAGGCGTGCAGTGCGCGGACGTGACCGTGCCCCTGGACTACGCCGACCCCCGGGGGCGCACGATCACCGTGGCGATCTCCCGGCTCAAGGCCACCGACACCCGCCACCGCATCGGCGCGATCCTCCTCAACAACGGCGGTCCGGGCGGTCCCGCGCTCCAGTCCCCGCCGCAGGCCCGTGCGTCGATGAAGGAGGTCGGCGCGCGCTACGACATCGTCGGCTTCGACCCGCGCTTCATCGGGCGCAGCACCGCGCTGGACTGCGGCTTGCCCGTCGGCATGACCTGGCTGTCCGCCGGCACCGGCCGGGCGGGCTTCGACCGCCAGGTCGCCCTGCAGAAGAGCCTGGCCGACAAGTGCCGGGCCACCGACGCCGCCGTGCTCCCGCACATCACCACCCGCAACACGGCCCGCGACATGGACGTCATCCGCGGCACGCTCGGCGAGCGGAAGATCTCCTTCCTGGGCTACTCGTACGGCACCTACCTGGGCACGGTCTACACGCAGATGTTCCCCGGCCGCCACGACCGGATGGTGCTGGACGGTGCGATCAACCCGAGCGACTACCACCCCCGGCTGCTGAAGGGCACCGAGCGCGAGAACGAGAAGGCGCTGTCCGACTGGGCCGCCTGGGCCGCGGAGCACCACGACACCTACGGCCTCGGCCGCAGCCGCCCCGAGGTGCTCGCCGCCGTCGACCGCATCGTCGCGGCGGCCGCGCGCGGTCCGCTGACCATCGGCGCCGGCGCCGATGCCTTCCGGATCGACGACAGCCAGGTGCCCCTCCTCCTCTTCTCGGGCATCGCGGACGACACCGCCCCGGCGCGGGCGTCGTTCGGCGAGCTGGTTTCCGTACTGGCCAAAGCCGCGGAGGGCCGGCCGACGACGGTGCCGCCGATGCTCGTCCCGGAGCTCCGGTACGTGCTGCGCGGTGAGGGCGAGCCCACCGGCGCGCAGTCCGCCGTCATCTGCGGGGACGTGGCCGCCGCGCGCGATCCCGAGATCTACTGGCGGGACATCGAGCGCAACCGCATCGCGCACCCGCTGTTCGGCCCTCTGACCAACAACATCAACCCGTGCGCCTTCTGGGACTCGCCGCGCGAAGAGCCCACCCGGGTGCGGCGCGATGCCCCTGCACTGATCGTCGCCGCCACCGGTGACCCGCGTACGACGTACAAGGGAAGCGTCGAGCTGCACAAGCAGCTGCCGAGCTCCAGGCTGGTCACCCTCGAAGGCGCCAACCGGCACGCTCTCTTCGGGCGCTACGGCAACGCGTGCGTGGACGACCAGGTCAACCGGTACCTGGCCACCGGCAAGCTGCCGGCGAGGGACCGGACCTGCGTCAAGCAGGCGGGGTAG
- a CDS encoding pyridoxamine 5'-phosphate oxidase family protein produces MSATERTTANRYPERVTYDRDAVYAILDEALAVHVGFNTDLGPVVIPTLHMRVGDQLLLHGSAFGRFITTAASGAPLCVTATLIDGVILGRASSHHSAAYRSAMIFGTATAIEDEQERADALADVVESVIPGRLSGPYAARRPNVEEARYTACLTMPITEFSMKVREGFARDEPKDDQVESWAGWIPLTTTPGTPVPDTITGDRFPAPHYDPSIHRFRQN; encoded by the coding sequence ATGTCGGCCACAGAGCGTACTACTGCGAATCGGTATCCCGAGCGGGTCACCTACGACAGGGACGCGGTCTACGCGATCCTCGACGAGGCCCTCGCCGTCCATGTCGGCTTCAACACCGATCTCGGCCCGGTGGTCATCCCCACCCTCCACATGCGGGTGGGTGATCAACTCCTCCTGCACGGCTCCGCGTTCGGCCGCTTCATCACCACCGCCGCGTCCGGCGCGCCGCTGTGCGTGACCGCGACCCTGATCGACGGCGTGATCCTGGGCCGGGCCTCCTCCCACCACTCGGCCGCCTACCGCTCCGCCATGATCTTCGGGACCGCCACGGCGATCGAGGACGAGCAGGAACGCGCGGACGCCCTCGCCGACGTCGTGGAGAGCGTCATTCCCGGCCGGTTGTCCGGCCCGTATGCCGCCCGCCGGCCCAACGTCGAGGAAGCCCGGTACACCGCCTGCCTGACCATGCCGATCACGGAGTTCTCGATGAAGGTCCGCGAGGGTTTCGCCCGTGACGAACCCAAGGACGACCAGGTCGAATCCTGGGCGGGCTGGATTCCGCTGACCACCACCCCCGGCACCCCCGTCCCCGACACGATCACCGGCGACCGCTTCCCCGCCCCCCACTACGACCCGTCCATCCACCGCTTCCGCCAGAACTGA
- a CDS encoding pentapeptide repeat-containing protein, producing the protein MRTNTTIRRNVIAALILSGYALTVPPAYATPTLSVAVASQRADADQVALLKRSVAEWNQWRTDNPSVKPDLTEADLAGANLLGANLSAADLTDATLTDTNLTEANLTEAKLTGVKATGALLFSANLDNANAQSANLEGANLSSAKARHTVFASADLRRANLAEADLAEADLTGANLEGANLNCINHPQCTSTPAG; encoded by the coding sequence ATGCGAACGAACACCACCATCCGCCGTAACGTAATCGCCGCGCTCATCCTCTCCGGTTACGCGCTGACCGTCCCCCCGGCCTACGCCACCCCCACCCTCAGCGTGGCCGTCGCCTCTCAGCGAGCCGATGCCGACCAAGTCGCTCTGCTCAAAAGGAGCGTGGCGGAGTGGAACCAGTGGCGTACAGACAACCCCAGTGTCAAGCCCGACCTCACCGAGGCTGACCTCGCCGGGGCGAACCTCCTTGGGGCCAACCTCTCCGCCGCGGACCTCACCGACGCCACCCTCACCGACACGAACCTCACCGAGGCGAACCTCACCGAAGCCAAGCTCACCGGCGTGAAGGCAACGGGCGCCCTCCTCTTCAGTGCCAACCTCGACAACGCCAACGCCCAGAGCGCCAACCTTGAGGGCGCCAACCTCTCCAGCGCCAAGGCCCGTCACACGGTCTTCGCCAGCGCTGATCTCAGGCGCGCCAATCTCGCCGAGGCCGACCTCGCCGAAGCCGACCTCACCGGCGCCAACCTCGAAGGCGCCAATCTCAACTGCATCAACCACCCCCAGTGCACGTCCACCCCTGCCGGGTGA